One region of Camelina sativa cultivar DH55 chromosome 6, Cs, whole genome shotgun sequence genomic DNA includes:
- the LOC104792412 gene encoding uncharacterized protein LOC104792412 has translation MNTNNSVATTSTKSKLPMDEHQEEEIWRKFQAREEEIERKKMAVKDKIQQRLGFAEEATRSLTQTLEGLEIMGDPMRKEVGMVRKKIEMANRDIKSLSQSCQKKEKEYKEVLEAFDEKNKEKAHLVSILMELLAESERVRVKKLDEINQTVGSLR, from the exons atgaatACGAACAACTCAGTAGCTACAACTTCGACCAAAAGTAAGCTACCAATGGACGAgcaccaagaagaagagatatggCGAAAGTTTCAAGCccgagaagaagagattgagaggaagaagatggcaGTTAAGGACAAGATTCAACAGCGACTTGGGTTTGCAGAGGAAGCCACAAGAAGCTTGACCCAGACATTAGAA GGGCTAGAAATCATGGGAGATCCAATGAGGAAGGAAGTGGGGATGGtaagaaagaaaattgaaatgGCAAATCGGGATATCAAATCTTTGTCTCAGAGCTGCCAGAAGAAG GAGAAGGAATACAAAGAGGTACTGGAGGCTTTCGAcgaaaagaacaaagagaaagctCACCTTGTTTCAATCTTAATGGAG CTACTGGCTGAAAGTGAAAGAGTAAGGGTGAAGAAGCTGGATGAGATCAACCAGACTGTTGGGTCCTTGCGATAA
- the LOC104792409 gene encoding GLABROUS1 enhancer-binding protein-like 3 has protein sequence MVATKRFGDHSNSSSDDSLTRKRDDDVEAMHRTRKQLKTTTTTTTLKPSSASKMNWSKNDELVILGGIVDYEIETKSSYGSDWAALYLYIKDNVEANFSKKQFIDKVKRLKRKFIDNQERSNDGKDVSFTDTDDDEIFKLSMMIWAKSETEDAVSSEDMDQAKDVPSGEQENMPCAEQERVSVEIDNGEKGKLDQAKDVPCAEQEDKDVPCAEQKDKDVPCAEQEDEDVPCAEQEDKDVPCAEQEQVSNEIDDNGEQEMIEEDGADELGVMEDTLESVISFQSLAKNGEKDKSKEDGVGEVGVLLEILEADTFYKNCSKYQQKLLRQNLENVGAERRKELIDEWKALLVQEMKLSIKKFNFMAKFANAGVSP, from the exons ATGGTTGCTACGAAGAGATTTGGTGATCATAGCAACTCCAGCTCGGATGACTCCCTCACGAGGAAACGTGACGATGACGTCGAGGCGATGCACAGGACGAGAAAGCAACTAAAGACGACGACGACAACTACTACATTGAAACCTTCCTCTGCTTCAAAGATGAACTGGTCTAAAAACGATGAGCTTGTCATTCTCGGG GGTATTGTGGACTATGAAATCGAAACGAAATCGAGTTACGGATCCGACTGGGCTGCGTTGTACCTTTATATAAAAGATAATGTAGAAGCGAACTTTTCGAAGAAGCAGTTCATCGATAAGGTGAAGAGGTTGAAGAGAAAGTTTATAGACAATCAGGAGAGATCTAACGATGGGAAAGATGTTTCTTTTActgatactgatgatgatgaaatcttCAAATTGTCAATGATGATTTGGGCCAAAAGTGAAACTGAAGATGCTGTTTCTAGTGAGGATATGGACCAAGCTAAG GATGTTCCTTCTGGGGAGCAAGAGAATATGCCTTGTGCGGAGCAAGAGCGGGTGAGTGTAGAAATTGATAATGGTGAGAAAGGGAAATTGGACCAAGCCAAG GACGTGCCTTGTGCTGAGCAAGAGGATAAGGATGTGCCTTGTGCTGAGCAAAAGGATAAGGATGTGCCTTGTGCTGAGCAAGAGGATGAAGATGTGCCTTGTGCTGAGCAAGAGGATAAGGATGTGCCTTGTGCTGAGCAAGAGCAGGTGAGTAACGAGATTGATGATAATGGTGAGCAAGAGATGATTGAAGAGGATGGTGCGGATGAGTTAGGTGTTATGGAGGATACACTCGAGTCTGTGATATCGTTTCAAAGTTTAGCTAAAAATGGTGAGAAAGATAAGAGTAAAGAAGATGGTGTGGGTGAGGTGGGTGTTCTGCTGGAGATACTTGAGGCagatacattttataaaaactgtaGTAAGTATCAGCAAAAGTTGCTGCGTCAGAATTTGGAAAACGTTGGagctgaaagaagaaaagagctAATCGACGAATGGAAAGCATTGCTTGTTCAGGAGATGAAATTGAGTATCAAGAAATTTAATTTCATGGCAAAGTTTGCAAACGCAGGAGTTTCTCCTTAA
- the LOC104792411 gene encoding acyl-CoA-binding domain-containing protein 5-like, giving the protein MHHWVQASSSDFSGTPPQPRSGHTAVNVGKSMVVVFGGLVDKKFLNDIIVYDIENKLWFEPECTGSESEEGQVGPTPRAFHVAITIDCHMFIFGGRSGGKRLGDFWVLDTDIWQWSELTSFGDLPTPRDFAAAAAIGNQKIVLCGGWDGKKWLSDVYVMDTMSLEWMELSVSGSLPPPRCGHTATMVEKRLLVFGGRGGGGPIMGDLWALKGLIDEERETPGWTQLKLPGQAPSSRCGHTVTSGGHYLLLFGGHGTGGWLSRYDVYYNDTIILDRVTAQWKRLPISNEPPPPRAYHTMTCIGARHLLIGGFDGKLTFGDLWWLVPEDDPIANRSSVPQVKNPPEIKESERELDKERGQEGFSIVDLQKKMGISVSSGLRFQIPEESEDQEFVELGSRLIEGDVVDDRVFMIEMAAQALRQHWKESTPITLQLKELGSLLRDYQRLVTRKHIAQNSLTSTDFGLPGTKTFTFYHIKSSSELRINDIPKLLEEYKTLLI; this is encoded by the exons ATGCATCACTGGgttcaagcttcttcttccgatTTCAGCGGAACTCCTCCACAGCCGCGGAG TGGGCATACAGCTGTCAATGTCGGGAAATCCATGGTGGTGGTCTTCGGAGGTCTCGTCGATAAGAAATTTCTCAATGACATAATTGTTTATGATATTg AGAACAAACTTTGGTTTGAGCCAGAATGTACTGGCAGCGAGTCAGAAGAAGGACAAGTGGGTCCTACACCGCGTGCATTTCATGTTGCCATCACTATTGATTGCCATATGTTCATCTTTGGTGGACGTTCTGGTGGCAAGAG GTTGGGAGACTTTTGGGTTCTAGATACAG ATATATGGCAGTGGTCTGAGCTGACTAGCTTTGGTGACTTACCTACACCTCGTGATTTTGCTGCCGCTGCTGCTATTGGgaaccaaaaaattgtttt GTGTGGCGGCTGGGATGGCAAAAAGTGGTTGTCAGATGTATATGTTATGGATACAA TGTCCCTTGAATGGATGGAGCTTTCAGTTTCGGGTTCATTGCCACCTCCTAGATGTGGCCACACGGCCACCATGGTTGAGAAACGGTTACTTGTTTTCGGTGGCCGAG GAGGTGGTGGCCCAATCATGGGTGATTTGTGGGCTTTGAAGGGTCTGATAGATGAAG AGCGTGAAACCCCTGGATGGACCCAACTCAAGCTTCCTGGTCAAGCACCATCATCTCGATGTGGTCATACAGTTACATCTGGAGGGCATTAT CTTCTGTTATTTGGAGGACATGGAACTGGTGGATGGCTGAGTCGTTATGATGTCTATTATAATGACACTATAATTTTGGACAGAG TAACCGCTCAGTGGAAGCGCTTACCAATAAGCAAtgagcctcctcctcctcgagCTTACCATACCATGACTTGTATTGGGGCTCGTCATCTTCTAATTGGTGGTTTTGATGGAAAATTGACCTTCGGTGATCTCTGGTGGTTGGTGCCCGAAg ATGATCCGATAGCCAATAGGTCATCTGTACCTCAAGTTAAAAATCCTCCTGAAATCAAGGAGTCAGAGAGAGAATTGGATAAG GAAAGGGGACAAGAGGGATTCAGTATTGTtgatttgcaaaagaaaatggGAATATCTGTTTCATCAGGGCTGCGTTTTCAAATTCCCGAGGAGTCAGAAGATCAAGAATTTGTTGAATTAGGATCAAGATTAATCGAGGGAGATGTAGTTGATGATCGGGTCTTCATGATTGAG ATGGCAGCTCAAGCACTTCGGCAGCATTGGAAAGAGTCCACTCCAATAACTTTACAACTAAAAGAGCTTGGTTCCTTACTTCGAGATTATCAGCGACTGGTTACGCGAAAACACAT AGCACAGAACAGCTTAACATCTACTGACTTTGGCCTCCCCGGAACGAAGACCTTTACGTTTTATCATATCAAAAGTTCGTCCGAG TTGCGGATTAATGATATCCCGAAATTGCTGGAAGAATACAAAACCCTTCTAATCTGA